A window of the Verminephrobacter eiseniae EF01-2 genome harbors these coding sequences:
- the phoR gene encoding phosphate regulon sensor histidine kinase PhoR has protein sequence MLWRISYCLLWQLVGGALGWWQSGPWGAALGAALAAWAWSVRDFVRGARVLHWLRTGDLADAPVVHGIWGEAADRALRLLRRQQARIQSSQDRLQEILTALQASPNGVVLLDAQGRIEWCNQTAANHFGFDAQRDVMQSIGNLLRNPEFTAYYAVKDFSAAVVLEGRASTPSRPVRISVHLHPYGDGCTLLLSRDVTALEQAEAMRRDFVANVSHEIRTPLTVLIGFVETLQTLPLSAEERSRYLGLMAQQALRMQNVVQDLLTLSRLEGSPPPGMAEWTPVQSLLQRCEDEGRALSALLTQHQPHLLRFPAPEVLRAQGDIAGVPAELQSALSNLINNAVRYTPAGGCISVQWKREPDGRAVFSVHDTGPGIAPEHIPRLTERFYRVDRSRSRETGGTGLGLAIVKHVLQRHGATLDINSTLGKGSAFSVTFPANRLRGFAPST, from the coding sequence ATGTTGTGGCGCATTTCATATTGTCTGCTGTGGCAGTTGGTCGGCGGCGCCCTGGGCTGGTGGCAGAGCGGCCCCTGGGGCGCTGCGCTGGGGGCTGCGCTGGCGGCCTGGGCCTGGTCCGTCCGGGACTTCGTGCGCGGCGCGCGGGTGCTGCATTGGCTGCGCACCGGCGACCTGGCCGACGCCCCGGTGGTGCACGGCATCTGGGGCGAAGCCGCAGACCGTGCGCTGCGCCTGCTGCGCAGGCAGCAAGCCCGGATCCAGAGCAGCCAGGACCGGCTGCAGGAAATCCTGACCGCACTCCAGGCCTCGCCCAACGGCGTGGTCTTGCTCGACGCCCAGGGGCGCATCGAATGGTGCAACCAGACGGCGGCCAACCATTTCGGCTTTGACGCCCAGCGCGATGTCATGCAATCGATCGGCAACCTGCTGCGCAACCCCGAATTCACCGCCTACTATGCGGTCAAGGACTTCTCCGCCGCCGTGGTGCTGGAGGGGCGCGCGAGCACGCCGTCGCGGCCGGTGCGCATCTCGGTGCACCTGCACCCCTACGGCGACGGCTGCACCCTGCTGCTCTCGCGCGATGTCACGGCGCTGGAGCAGGCCGAGGCCATGCGGCGCGACTTCGTGGCCAATGTGTCGCACGAAATCCGCACCCCGTTGACCGTGCTGATCGGCTTCGTCGAAACCTTGCAGACCCTGCCTCTGAGCGCCGAGGAGCGCTCCCGCTACCTGGGCCTGATGGCGCAACAGGCGCTGCGCATGCAAAACGTGGTGCAGGACCTGCTCACCCTGTCGCGCCTGGAAGGCAGCCCACCGCCCGGCATGGCCGAATGGACGCCGGTGCAATCGCTGCTACAGCGCTGCGAAGACGAGGGCCGCGCCTTGTCCGCCCTGCTCACGCAGCACCAGCCGCATCTGCTGCGCTTTCCGGCGCCGGAGGTCTTGCGCGCCCAGGGCGACATCGCCGGAGTACCCGCCGAATTGCAAAGCGCCCTGTCCAACCTGATCAACAACGCCGTGCGCTACACGCCCGCAGGCGGCTGCATCAGCGTGCAATGGAAGCGCGAGCCTGACGGCCGCGCAGTCTTTTCGGTGCATGACACCGGCCCCGGCATTGCGCCCGAACATATACCGCGCCTGACCGAGCGCTTTTACCGCGTGGACCGCAGCCGATCGCGCGAAACCGGTGGCACGGGCCTGGGGCTGGCCATCGTCAAACATGTGCTGCAACGCCATGGCGCCACGCTGGACATCAACAGTACCCTGGGCAAAGGCTCGGCGTTTTCGGTCACCTTCCCGGCCAACCGGCTGCGCGGCTTTGCGCCGTCGACATGA